One Pasteurella dagmatis DNA segment encodes these proteins:
- a CDS encoding ROK family protein, whose protein sequence is MPKIRKEDKLPLRLKQLGKIYRLIEQFEEISRIDLSKLSRLAPATITALTRELIKEKLIVERAVQNTESRGRPAIGLCVSPFYWQSLCATLIENKFEIILSELDGVAIKHVAYPLNSEDLTNLDNVLTQHLESFLEEAKHECNHIITFSVAVGGVLDHQKNRLLKLGETELDIDLKALFSPYFKTPILITEYFQTWLLAESTLGSVINCDNVLFLQLDNGINFSVLSKGELLTNRFQVRSRIGKMYVPKHNELQDLISLDIPNDERYQLRNQITHRAIYPLIKHFYPETNKLDSTEKIRFLCEKANNGDETAQQIIFHIADSLAYILMNLVNIFGSEKIMLNASYLGSKDLFLTRLNKQLQLYLADTYTNVEVLTGKYEWNSPVIAASAIKQSIYDGSLLGHFIRS, encoded by the coding sequence ATGCCTAAAATAAGAAAAGAAGATAAGTTACCCTTACGATTAAAACAATTAGGTAAAATTTACCGTCTGATTGAACAGTTTGAAGAAATTTCTCGCATTGATTTATCAAAGTTATCTCGTTTAGCCCCTGCCACAATTACAGCATTAACACGCGAGCTGATTAAGGAAAAACTTATTGTTGAGCGTGCTGTGCAAAATACTGAAAGTAGGGGGCGACCAGCTATTGGTTTGTGTGTATCTCCTTTTTATTGGCAGTCTTTGTGTGCAACTCTTATTGAAAATAAATTTGAAATTATTCTAAGTGAGCTTGATGGAGTTGCAATTAAACATGTTGCTTATCCCTTAAACTCAGAAGATTTGACGAATTTAGATAATGTACTAACTCAACATCTAGAAAGTTTTTTAGAAGAAGCAAAGCACGAATGTAATCATATCATTACTTTTTCTGTTGCTGTTGGTGGTGTATTAGATCATCAAAAAAATCGCTTGTTAAAATTAGGTGAAACAGAATTGGATATAGACCTAAAAGCACTTTTTAGCCCTTATTTTAAAACACCAATCTTAATCACAGAATATTTCCAAACTTGGTTATTAGCTGAATCCACTTTAGGTAGCGTAATTAATTGTGACAATGTTTTATTTTTACAATTAGATAATGGTATTAATTTTAGCGTGTTATCTAAAGGTGAATTATTAACAAATCGTTTTCAAGTGAGAAGTCGGATTGGTAAAATGTATGTGCCAAAACATAATGAATTGCAAGACCTGATTTCCCTAGATATACCAAATGATGAACGCTATCAACTCAGAAACCAAATTACTCACAGAGCAATTTATCCATTAATTAAACATTTTTATCCAGAAACGAATAAGTTAGATAGTACAGAAAAAATTCGCTTCTTATGTGAAAAAGCAAATAATGGTGACGAAACGGCACAACAAATTATTTTTCATATTGCAGATAGCTTGGCCTACATTTTGATGAATTTGGTAAATATTTTTGGTTCTGAAAAAATTATGTTGAACGCAAGTTATTTAGGCTCAAAAGATTTATTTTTAACTCGCTTAAATAAACAACTACAACTATATTTGGCAGATACTTATACGAATGTTGAAGTCTTAACTGGAAAATATGAATGGAATAGCCCAGTTATTGCAGCATCTGCTATCAAACAAAGTATTTATGATGGTAGCCTACTTGGACATTTTATTCGTTCCTAA
- the asnS gene encoding asparagine--tRNA ligase, translating into MIKVASIVDVLQGKIAIGEKVTIRGWIRTRRDSKAGLSFLAIYDGSCFDPIQAIVNNDIENYASEVLRLTTGCSVIVTGTVVESPAEGQAVELQAENVEVTGWVEDPETYPMAAKRHSIEYLREVAHLRPRTNIIGAVARVRHCLAQAIHRFFHEQGFYWVATPLITASDTEGAGEMFRVSTLDLENLPRDDKGAVDFSQDFFGKESFLTVSGQLNGETYACALSKIYTFGPTFRAENSNTTRHLAEFWMIEPEVAFATLADNAKLAEDMLKYVFRAVLAERKDDLKFFEKHVDKDVITRLENFINSDFAQIDYTDAIEVLLQSGKKFEFPVSWGIDLSSEHERYLAEEHFKSPVVVKNYPKDIKAFYMRLNDDGKTVAAMDVLAPGIGEIIGGSQREERLDVLDKRMEEMGLNPEDYWWYRDLRRYGTVPHSGFGLGFERLIVYVTGVQNIRDVIPFPRAPRNANF; encoded by the coding sequence ATGATTAAAGTGGCATCTATTGTTGATGTATTACAAGGGAAAATAGCCATCGGAGAAAAAGTCACGATCCGAGGTTGGATTCGTACTCGCCGTGATTCAAAGGCTGGACTTTCTTTTTTAGCAATTTATGACGGTTCTTGTTTTGACCCAATCCAAGCGATTGTTAATAACGATATTGAAAATTATGCGTCAGAAGTACTGCGTCTAACAACAGGCTGTTCAGTAATTGTGACTGGTACTGTGGTTGAATCTCCAGCAGAAGGTCAAGCTGTTGAATTACAAGCAGAGAACGTTGAAGTAACTGGTTGGGTTGAAGATCCTGAAACTTACCCAATGGCAGCAAAACGCCACTCTATTGAATATTTACGTGAAGTTGCTCACTTACGTCCACGCACAAACATTATTGGTGCGGTAGCACGTGTTCGTCACTGTTTAGCGCAAGCAATCCACCGTTTCTTCCACGAACAAGGTTTCTATTGGGTAGCAACCCCGCTAATCACTGCATCAGATACTGAAGGTGCGGGTGAAATGTTCCGCGTTTCAACACTTGATTTAGAAAATCTTCCTCGTGATGACAAAGGTGCGGTCGATTTTTCACAAGATTTCTTCGGTAAAGAATCATTCTTAACAGTGTCTGGTCAATTAAACGGTGAAACTTATGCCTGTGCATTAAGTAAAATCTATACATTTGGTCCAACATTCCGTGCTGAAAACTCAAATACCACTCGTCACCTTGCTGAATTCTGGATGATTGAACCTGAAGTTGCATTTGCGACTTTAGCAGATAACGCTAAATTAGCAGAAGATATGTTGAAATATGTATTCCGTGCAGTATTAGCAGAGCGCAAGGATGACTTAAAATTCTTTGAAAAACACGTTGATAAAGATGTCATTACTCGTTTAGAAAACTTCATCAACTCAGATTTCGCACAAATCGATTATACTGATGCAATTGAAGTGCTATTACAATCAGGTAAAAAATTCGAATTCCCAGTATCTTGGGGTATCGACTTGTCTTCTGAGCACGAACGTTACCTTGCAGAAGAACATTTCAAATCACCAGTGGTTGTGAAAAACTATCCAAAAGACATCAAAGCATTCTATATGCGTTTAAATGATGACGGTAAAACCGTTGCGGCGATGGACGTTTTAGCACCAGGAATTGGTGAAATCATCGGTGGTTCTCAGCGTGAAGAACGTTTAGATGTATTAGATAAACGAATGGAAGAAATGGGCTTAAATCCAGAAGATTACTGGTGGTATCGAGATCTACGTCGTTATGGTACTGTGCCACACTCTGGTTTCGGTCTTGGTTTTGAACGTCTAATCGTTTATGTAACTGGTGTCCAAAACATTCGTGACGTGATCCCATTCCCACGTGCACCACGTAACGCAAATTTCTAA
- the pbpC gene encoding penicillin-binding protein 1C encodes MMKISRKKSISALILTALFCGLFILVTRLFPYYPLKDHFPYSTAVYDENQNLLRLTTAKDEKYRLWVPLEDISPQLIDAVLFQEDDWFYWHFGVNPYGLLRGAWQTYVLGNSPQGGSTITMQLARVLWNIDSRGVFGKIEQIFRAIQLEIRYSKKEILEAYFNFAPYGRNIEGAGTASLIYFNKANNKINLAEAMTLAILPKNPNRYIRHANEMLNPALLQARNNLYQRWLEKYPADKKWQSDFRLNYGLRPIEKLPFLAPHFVDQLLQQYPEKHDIHSTLNLAQQRLIERITTRYLAQHNIKGIKNAAVLLVDNRNMAVKALIGSGDYFNDSISGQINGTAISRSYGSTLKPFIYALAFDQGLAHGKTVLKDLPTSFGDYQPENYEGNFLGPVSITQALLQSRNIPAIDMAKQLSPDLYDLLQQANIVLPKEKKHYGLSLVLGGAEISMQQLSTLYAALANQGQWRPLHWLIDDPTSIGKSLFSPESAVMIHDILRQNTRTDVQNKAIKTPLPLYWKTGTSNGLRDAWTAGYFGNYTLIVWFGNFDNQNNPHFVGRKLATPLFLQLADALISTEPQMKDLKKPENLNLKEVPVCAADGQLPNQYCQHQVNTLFIPGKSPIKVSQLYQAFQVIKNSDMLACKPYSDSSEQKIYEMWSSDFQKLFAQAGIMKRSPIANLQCPYEQQTNALQALYENNPKITSPLIQRNYYIQPHQDQKGIALSAVAAGNVKTLFWFVNNAFLGETSPNQPLFWRPKSARYYNISVTDDQGRTSSVTISVRMKNH; translated from the coding sequence ATGATGAAAATCTCACGAAAAAAAAGCATTTCTGCGTTAATTTTGACCGCACTTTTTTGTGGATTATTCATTTTAGTGACTCGTTTATTTCCCTATTATCCTCTAAAAGATCATTTCCCATACTCCACCGCAGTTTATGATGAAAACCAGAATTTATTACGTTTAACTACTGCCAAAGATGAAAAATACCGTCTTTGGGTGCCACTTGAGGACATTTCGCCACAACTGATTGATGCGGTACTTTTTCAAGAAGATGATTGGTTTTATTGGCATTTCGGTGTAAACCCTTATGGATTACTGCGTGGTGCTTGGCAAACCTATGTATTAGGCAACTCTCCTCAAGGTGGATCAACGATCACAATGCAGCTTGCTCGCGTGCTATGGAATATTGATAGTCGTGGCGTGTTCGGCAAAATAGAACAAATTTTTAGAGCTATTCAGCTTGAAATTCGCTATTCTAAAAAAGAGATTTTAGAGGCATATTTTAATTTTGCACCTTATGGTAGAAATATTGAAGGTGCTGGCACTGCAAGTCTAATTTACTTTAATAAAGCGAATAATAAGATTAATTTAGCAGAAGCGATGACTTTAGCAATCTTACCTAAAAACCCGAATCGTTATATTCGTCACGCTAATGAAATGCTTAATCCAGCACTTTTGCAAGCACGTAACAACCTCTATCAACGTTGGTTAGAAAAATATCCTGCCGATAAAAAATGGCAATCTGATTTTCGTTTAAATTATGGTTTACGCCCGATCGAAAAATTACCTTTTTTGGCACCGCACTTTGTTGATCAACTTTTACAACAATACCCAGAAAAACATGATATTCACAGTACACTCAATCTTGCACAACAACGTTTAATTGAACGGATTACTACTCGTTATCTAGCACAACACAATATCAAAGGAATTAAAAATGCTGCAGTATTGTTAGTTGATAACAGAAATATGGCAGTTAAAGCCTTAATAGGTTCAGGAGATTATTTTAATGATAGTATCTCAGGACAAATTAACGGCACAGCTATTTCACGCTCTTATGGTTCAACATTAAAACCCTTTATTTATGCATTAGCCTTTGATCAAGGTTTAGCTCACGGGAAAACTGTTTTAAAAGACTTACCCACTTCCTTTGGTGATTATCAGCCAGAAAATTATGAAGGCAATTTTTTAGGACCAGTGAGTATTACTCAAGCATTATTACAAAGTCGCAATATTCCAGCCATAGATATGGCAAAACAGCTATCCCCTGATTTATATGATTTATTACAGCAAGCGAATATTGTCTTGCCAAAAGAGAAAAAACATTACGGGTTATCTTTAGTTTTAGGTGGCGCAGAAATCAGTATGCAGCAATTATCCACTTTATACGCTGCACTCGCTAACCAAGGGCAATGGCGACCGTTGCATTGGTTGATTGATGACCCAACAAGTATAGGGAAAAGCCTATTTAGCCCAGAAAGTGCGGTGATGATTCACGATATTTTGCGTCAAAACACAAGAACGGATGTCCAAAATAAAGCGATCAAAACACCGTTACCACTCTATTGGAAAACTGGCACATCAAATGGATTAAGAGATGCTTGGACAGCCGGTTATTTCGGCAATTACACCTTAATTGTATGGTTTGGGAATTTTGATAACCAAAATAATCCCCATTTTGTTGGACGAAAATTAGCTACGCCGTTGTTTTTACAACTAGCTGATGCGTTAATTTCCACTGAACCACAAATGAAAGATCTTAAAAAACCAGAAAATTTGAATTTGAAAGAAGTGCCAGTGTGCGCAGCAGATGGGCAATTGCCGAACCAATATTGCCAACATCAAGTCAATACGTTATTTATTCCGGGTAAATCGCCGATAAAAGTGAGTCAGCTTTATCAAGCATTTCAGGTAATTAAAAATAGCGATATGTTGGCCTGCAAACCTTATTCGGATAGTAGCGAACAAAAAATATATGAAATGTGGTCAAGTGATTTTCAAAAGCTTTTCGCTCAAGCTGGCATAATGAAACGCTCGCCGATAGCGAATCTGCAATGCCCTTACGAGCAACAAACGAACGCATTGCAAGCGCTATATGAAAATAATCCTAAAATAACAAGCCCTTTAATTCAGAGAAATTATTATATTCAGCCTCATCAAGATCAAAAAGGTATTGCACTTTCTGCTGTTGCAGCAGGTAATGTCAAAACACTATTTTGGTTTGTAAATAATGCTTTTCTCGGTGAAACGTCTCCAAATCAACCTTTATTTTGGCGACCAAAATCTGCAAGATATTACAATATTTCAGTTACCGATGATCAAGGTAGAACCAGTTCTGTTACTATTTCTGTTCGTATGAAAAACCACTAA
- the rsmI gene encoding 16S rRNA (cytidine(1402)-2'-O)-methyltransferase — protein sequence MNNLTGILYIVATPIGNLQDITQRALSVLQEVDLIAAEDTRHSGLLLTHYGIKKPFFALHDHNEQQKAHLLVDKLQQGNNIALISDAGTPLISDPGYHLVRQCRQAGIKVVPVPGACAAITALCASGIASDRFCFEGFLPAKTKARCDKLQNLVEEDRTLIFYESTHRILDTLADVEQVLGGERYVVLAREITKTWETIRGDSVANLRQWLQEDANRTKGEMVLIIEGKPKQEEEEINLQAIKALKLLTEELPLKKASAIVAELYGYKKNALYQYGLEHFN from the coding sequence ATGAATAATTTAACAGGAATTTTATATATTGTCGCTACGCCAATTGGGAATTTACAAGATATTACACAGCGTGCTTTGAGCGTCTTACAAGAGGTTGATTTAATCGCCGCTGAAGATACTCGTCATAGCGGTTTATTATTAACTCATTATGGTATTAAAAAACCATTTTTTGCTTTGCACGATCATAATGAGCAGCAAAAGGCACATTTATTAGTTGATAAATTACAACAAGGAAATAATATTGCGTTAATTTCTGATGCGGGGACACCACTAATTAGCGATCCCGGTTATCATCTGGTACGTCAATGTCGTCAAGCGGGCATAAAAGTAGTACCGGTGCCGGGGGCTTGTGCTGCAATTACTGCACTTTGCGCTTCTGGGATTGCGTCTGATCGTTTTTGTTTTGAAGGTTTCTTACCGGCTAAAACAAAAGCAAGATGCGACAAATTACAAAATTTAGTAGAAGAAGACCGCACTTTAATCTTTTATGAGTCGACTCACCGCATTTTAGATACCTTAGCTGATGTTGAACAAGTCCTAGGTGGAGAACGTTATGTGGTACTTGCACGAGAAATTACCAAAACTTGGGAAACTATCAGAGGGGATTCAGTAGCAAATTTGCGCCAATGGTTACAGGAAGATGCGAATCGTACCAAAGGAGAAATGGTATTAATTATTGAGGGCAAACCAAAGCAAGAAGAGGAAGAGATTAATCTTCAAGCGATTAAGGCTTTGAAATTACTGACTGAAGAATTGCCATTGAAAAAAGCCTCTGCAATTGTAGCTGAATTATACGGTTATAAGAAGAATGCGCTATATCAATATGGTTTAGAACACTTTAATTAA
- a CDS encoding penicillin-binding protein activator has translation MTILLQHLNFKNRLMPFLFTLFLAGCTTTFFGGGLTNLLKSDANASSDFYMNKVYQTQDKQDQQTYKLLAARVLLTENKIPQAQALLAELIDLNEEQLLDKSIIEANISALKQQNTLADSQLKKINLSLLSKSQMARYYSVVARIAENRYDAIEAVKARIKMGQLLTDVQRKQANIDRTWNLLRNTNRGVINNTNASGNIELGGWLALTRTYNENLNNPAVLSQAIQQWKASYPNHSAAYLFPTELQSLFNFQQTNLSQVALLLPLSGNAQLIGNTVKAGFDAVKDDKMANVQVFDSMVAPMDTVFEQVKQAGIRSVVGPLLKQNVDVILNNASLVQGLDVLALNSTSNERAIGQLCYYGLSPEDEAESAANKMWKDGVRNPLVFVPQSDLGQRTASAYNIRWQQLAATDANIKFYNQPADIAYALQEGAEAAYIIAMSEQLAEIKTNIDNSGRNIKLYASSRSNSANNGPEYRLLMEGLKFSDLPFFKDTTSTQYKRIESLTKGDYSLMRLYAMGSDAWLLINHFNELRQVPGYNIDGLTGKLSAGSNCNIERDMTWFQYQNGGIVPLN, from the coding sequence ATGACTATTCTATTACAACACCTTAATTTTAAAAATCGATTAATGCCTTTTTTATTCACTCTTTTTCTAGCTGGTTGTACTACAACCTTTTTTGGTGGTGGATTAACTAACTTATTAAAAAGTGATGCAAATGCAAGTTCAGATTTTTATATGAACAAAGTTTATCAAACTCAAGACAAACAAGATCAACAAACTTACAAACTTTTAGCTGCACGAGTATTACTCACTGAAAATAAAATTCCTCAAGCACAAGCCCTACTTGCTGAATTAATTGACTTAAATGAAGAACAATTATTGGACAAATCAATTATTGAGGCCAATATTTCTGCATTAAAGCAACAAAACACGCTTGCTGATAGCCAATTAAAGAAAATTAATCTAAGTTTATTAAGCAAATCGCAAATGGCTCGTTACTATAGTGTCGTAGCACGCATTGCTGAGAACCGTTACGATGCAATCGAGGCAGTGAAAGCACGAATTAAAATGGGTCAACTATTAACAGATGTACAAAGAAAACAAGCGAATATTGACCGCACTTGGAACTTATTACGCAACACTAATCGCGGTGTCATTAATAATACAAATGCTAGTGGCAATATTGAGTTAGGTGGTTGGTTAGCTTTAACACGTACTTATAACGAAAACTTAAATAACCCTGCTGTGCTTAGCCAAGCTATTCAACAATGGAAAGCGTCTTACCCAAATCATTCAGCAGCCTATTTATTCCCAACGGAATTACAAAGTTTATTTAATTTCCAACAAACAAACTTATCACAAGTAGCACTTCTTTTACCTCTAAGTGGCAATGCGCAATTAATAGGCAACACGGTGAAAGCCGGCTTTGATGCGGTTAAAGATGATAAAATGGCTAATGTACAAGTCTTTGACTCTATGGTTGCTCCAATGGACACCGTTTTTGAACAAGTGAAACAAGCAGGCATTAGAAGTGTTGTTGGTCCATTATTAAAACAAAATGTAGATGTGATTTTAAACAATGCATCACTTGTACAAGGCTTAGATGTTTTAGCATTAAACTCAACATCAAATGAACGTGCAATAGGTCAGCTTTGCTACTATGGTTTATCCCCAGAAGATGAGGCAGAGTCAGCAGCAAACAAAATGTGGAAAGATGGCGTGCGCAATCCTTTAGTGTTTGTACCACAAAGCGATTTAGGTCAACGTACAGCTTCAGCTTATAACATTCGCTGGCAACAATTAGCAGCGACTGATGCAAATATCAAATTTTATAATCAACCAGCAGATATCGCTTATGCTTTACAAGAAGGTGCTGAAGCAGCTTATATTATTGCAATGAGTGAACAATTAGCTGAAATTAAAACAAATATTGATAACAGTGGACGTAATATTAAATTGTATGCGAGCTCACGTAGCAACTCTGCCAATAATGGACCAGAATATCGTTTATTAATGGAGGGCTTAAAATTTAGTGACTTGCCTTTCTTTAAAGATACAACTTCGACACAATATAAGCGTATTGAAAGTTTAACTAAAGGTGACTACTCATTGATGCGTTTATATGCGATGGGTTCCGATGCATGGTTATTAATTAATCATTTCAATGAGCTACGTCAAGTACCTGGTTATAACATAGATGGTTTAACAGGTAAATTAAGTGCTGGTTCAAACTGTAATATTGAACGTGATATGACATGGTTCCAATATCAGAATGGTGGCATTGTTCCACTCAATTAA
- a CDS encoding YraN family protein, which yields MLSLKRQQGARFEQQARLFLESQGLKFIAANQYFKCGELDLIMQDQTTIVFVEVRQRKKACFGTAVESVDWQKQQKWIDAANLWLAQQNLSLEDADCRFDLIAFGATTKEIKWIPNFLD from the coding sequence ATGCTCTCATTAAAACGTCAACAAGGGGCGAGATTTGAACAACAAGCTCGCCTTTTTTTAGAATCTCAAGGCCTCAAATTTATTGCTGCGAATCAATACTTTAAATGTGGTGAACTTGATCTTATTATGCAAGATCAAACTACAATCGTGTTTGTTGAAGTTCGGCAGCGTAAAAAGGCTTGTTTTGGTACAGCGGTAGAAAGTGTTGATTGGCAAAAACAACAAAAATGGATAGATGCGGCAAACCTTTGGTTAGCACAACAAAATCTAAGTTTAGAAGATGCTGATTGCCGTTTTGATTTAATTGCTTTTGGAGCAACAACAAAAGAAATTAAATGGATTCCTAATTTTCTTGATTAA
- a CDS encoding D-sedoheptulose-7-phosphate isomerase, which produces MLEKLKDLYTESIQTQISASSLLPETIAQAAKSIVDCLLQGKKIIVCGNGRSYINAQLFVANLLNRYELTRPSFPSVLLSLDSAVNSAIVLDQTSDTLFQRQFNAVAQEGDIFVVFSPLAHNEEMVTNAINSAVNKAIRVIVFTGASNDHIQGFLTENDLEIAIPATKESRIIEGHCFIVNTICELIDHALFSHP; this is translated from the coding sequence ATGTTAGAAAAATTAAAAGATTTATACACCGAAAGTATTCAAACTCAAATTTCAGCTTCCAGTTTATTACCTGAAACTATCGCTCAAGCTGCTAAATCAATCGTTGATTGCTTATTGCAAGGCAAAAAAATCATTGTTTGTGGTAATGGTCGCTCTTATATCAATGCTCAATTATTTGTGGCTAATCTCTTAAACCGCTATGAACTGACTCGCCCTAGTTTTCCTTCCGTATTATTAAGCTTAGATAGTGCGGTCAATTCTGCAATAGTTTTAGATCAAACAAGTGATACTCTATTTCAACGCCAGTTTAATGCTGTTGCACAAGAAGGCGATATTTTTGTGGTATTTTCCCCTCTAGCACATAATGAAGAAATGGTTACAAATGCGATTAATAGCGCAGTTAATAAAGCGATCAGGGTGATTGTTTTCACTGGTGCAAGTAATGACCATATTCAAGGCTTTCTTACTGAAAATGATTTGGAAATTGCTATACCTGCAACCAAAGAAAGCCGTATTATTGAAGGTCACTGTTTCATTGTGAATACAATTTGTGAATTGATTGATCATGCTTTGTTTTCACATCCATAA
- the dolP gene encoding division/outer membrane stress-associated lipid-binding lipoprotein — protein MQMKNLKTLALILGSAIVLQGCVAATIAGTAAVATKVATDPRTVGTQIDDEALEEKVRLAIRKDEQVKSEARINIVSYSGRVLLIGQAPNPNVAEVATSLAKGVEGVNDVYNQIRPEPKISFPQIAKDSWITTEVKSKMLLDSRVKTSDVKVITENGEVFLMGNLTQAQADAAADLARNIAGVKKVVKVIHYLN, from the coding sequence ATGCAAATGAAAAACTTAAAAACCTTAGCGCTTATTTTAGGTAGTGCTATTGTGTTACAAGGTTGTGTTGCTGCAACAATTGCAGGTACTGCTGCGGTAGCGACGAAAGTTGCAACGGATCCTCGAACCGTGGGTACACAAATTGACGACGAAGCACTAGAAGAAAAAGTGCGTTTAGCTATTCGTAAAGATGAACAAGTAAAATCTGAAGCTCGCATTAACATCGTTTCTTACAGTGGACGTGTTTTACTCATTGGCCAAGCACCAAATCCAAATGTTGCTGAAGTTGCAACAAGCCTAGCAAAAGGAGTGGAAGGAGTTAATGACGTTTATAATCAAATCCGTCCTGAACCTAAAATTAGCTTCCCACAAATTGCAAAAGATAGCTGGATTACGACTGAAGTAAAATCGAAAATGTTATTGGATTCACGTGTAAAAACCAGCGATGTGAAAGTTATCACCGAAAATGGTGAAGTGTTCTTAATGGGTAACTTAACTCAGGCACAAGCAGATGCAGCAGCTGATTTAGCACGCAATATTGCAGGTGTAAAGAAAGTAGTTAAAGTGATTCATTATTTGAACTAA
- a CDS encoding riboflavin synthase, with the protein MFTGIVQGTAQIVSIIEKTNFRTQIVKMPQELLNALEIGASVANNGVCLTVTEINGDLVSFDLMAETLRITNLGELKTGDLVNIERAMQMGSEIGGHILSGHVYCTATVVDVIRSENNCQIWFELPNSDTMKYVLPKGFIAIDGISLTIGEVKENQFCVNLIPETLTRTLIGQRKVGSQVNIEIDPQTQAIVDTVERYLVNKGL; encoded by the coding sequence ATGTTTACAGGTATTGTTCAAGGCACTGCACAAATTGTGTCAATCATAGAGAAAACCAATTTTAGAACACAGATAGTAAAAATGCCACAAGAATTACTCAATGCTTTAGAAATAGGTGCTTCAGTAGCAAATAATGGGGTTTGCTTAACAGTTACTGAAATTAATGGCGATTTAGTTAGTTTTGATCTAATGGCAGAAACATTGCGTATTACAAATCTTGGTGAGTTAAAGACAGGGGATCTTGTTAATATTGAGCGTGCAATGCAGATGGGGAGTGAAATTGGCGGTCATATTTTATCTGGGCACGTATATTGCACTGCAACTGTTGTTGATGTAATACGTAGCGAAAATAATTGCCAAATTTGGTTTGAATTACCGAATAGTGACACGATGAAGTATGTGTTACCAAAAGGCTTTATTGCGATTGATGGGATTAGCTTAACGATTGGTGAAGTGAAGGAAAATCAATTCTGTGTAAACTTAATTCCCGAAACACTGACTAGAACTTTAATTGGACAACGCAAAGTGGGTAGCCAAGTGAACATTGAGATTGACCCTCAAACACAAGCGATTGTTGATACAGTCGAGCGATATTTAGTAAATAAAGGGTTGTGA